From Argopecten irradians isolate NY chromosome 2, Ai_NY, whole genome shotgun sequence, the proteins below share one genomic window:
- the LOC138316476 gene encoding multiple epidermal growth factor-like domains protein 6 yields MAILQISQGLGLLVCLLIATSYGSNDYGGGGGSYGGGSHGGDHVQPVGGHVDSSYGHVEQPSYGHVEQPSYGHVEQPTYGHVGQPYGGVHVDAHYGGGAVDYGHVGGSGGDKTHCCENADLINGRCVCKENYKGKSTHPCVKPCWDKCGSNALCNVETFECYCKNGFIGDPYKGCEVPCGGKCGSGAYCDTTANECRCNDGLIGDAKDRCYANSPDDYVNTPGTVTFPNGDTVEYITIQIVNDERAEPDETFSVTLSNPSTGSSVGSPSTITVTIINDDSKCSDMYRIYGLTFLFYANIKDGNHVEENGKDNAYCRESDNQCVCNAGYIGDPTKGCKRPCDDKCKQNSYCSPTDNKCYCKKGFIGNPYKEGCDVPCGGKCVANAYCRERGNKCYCKDGYVGDGYIKCALPCNNLCRANAFCNKKDDKCYCNKGYVGNPLVGCERPCGGPCGNGAYCDSDTNQCTCKKGLVGDPKVRCAKPCDNKCKKNAFCNNNNECECNEGYVGNPLKGCELPCGGKCKDNAYCDTNTNTCKCKQGYIGEPLKNCYQPCGGPCGENAHCNMVTQNCECDTGFLSIRGKCTPPCGGPCGPNERCDAQSNKCVLVEDPADPMNAVILNLTSVFANQDTLYLMAHVSCPVEVIVHQILNVIREQTNVNATKDTLDLAELVLFHMIIQTYIYSIVVPCGGACGNNAYCDESINKCVCKKGYVVYGGGCVLPCGGPCGNNAYCDSNINKCVCKPGYYVFKGSCVLPCGGPCGPNSNCDKSINKCVCDTGYYFYNRACVVPCGGPCGQNAECDKSRNQCVCNTGFVLFQGTCTAPCGGPCGPNARCDMNSQKCVCLSGYYVFHGVCTLPCGGSCPANSYCDQNINKCVCKSGYYFYSGGCVLPCGGNCPANSYCNKGTNQCVCDTGYFRYNDACVLPCGGPCKANARCDRSINKCVCNPGYLLYNGGCVVPCGGPCERNANCDKSRNQCVCNTGYVLYQRACTRPSVVQFVRPSYVVNEREGRVTIEVTRTGGTSSQFSVFWKANPISASPGSDFGPPLIGQFVFSSNQAQTTFTIQIRNDQVFEQPEKFAVTLSINPSLSAIASVGNPSVTTVTITNDDPPCGGPCGVNARCDMTSQRCVCNSGYFVFNGVCSIPCDGPCPANAYCNRPTNKCVCNKGYVTYHGACVLPCGGPCGANARCDMSINKCVCNTGYYLYHGSCVEPCGGPCGPNSQCDRNINKCVCNTGYYLYNGACVTPCGGSCGPNAQCDRNINKCVCNTGYYLYHGACVLPCGGPCGPNARCDTSINKCVCNTGYFVYHGSCVLPCGGHCPPNAYCDKNNNKCLCKPGFFSYQGSCVVPCGGSCKANAYCDKVRNQCVCNSGYVLYQQQCTLPSTVQFAQASYSVSESSGSVTIGVTRSGGTTSSLTVSWSARSESARSPGDFVETQGEVTFPAGQTRSTFSIRIVNDRVFEQPEAFSLTLRVSSSQSSIITIGNPSSARVTITNDDAPCGGPCGPNARCDMPSQKCVCNPGYSIYDGVCSRPCGGSCPPNSVCDKSLNKCVCSTGYYFFHGACVLPCGGHCGPNARCDHSTNKCVCNPGYYLYHGSCTLPCGGSCGPNSQCDRNINKCVCNTGYYLYHGACVLPCGGSCGPNSQCDRSINKCVCNTGYMFYHGGCVLPCGGNCRPNSHCDKVRNQCVCDSGFFDVQGSCVRPCGGQCGPNTRCDMPTQRCVCITGYFIYQGVCTRPCGGQCAPNSYCDRNINKCVCDSGYFLYHGGCVKPCGGPCGPNSQCDRNINKCVCNTGYVFYHGGCVEPCGGPCKANAYCDEVTNQCVCKSGYYLFHGSCTLPCGGSCGPNAYCNKGTNQCVCNAGYRLYHGACSKPCNDACVYNAYCDLASNTCKCNHGLLGDPTKKCGIPCDGRCGSFPHSRCDHSINKCVCDTGYTGNPYGAGCVCTGGHSGGSGGGFVSGGGYGSGSSSGGHVVSSGNFGGSSSSYGGNSGGSSYGGNSGESSYGGSGSSGGGHSDY; encoded by the exons ATGGCCATCCTTCAAATATCACAAGGCCTCGGCCTTTTGGTGTGCTTGTTGATCGCCACATCAT ACGGATCAAATGATTACGGTGGCGGCGGAGGTTCATATGGCGGAGGCAGTCATGGTGGAGACCACGTTCAACCTGTTGGTGGTCATGTTGATTCTTCATATGGCCACGTTGAACAACCTTCATATGGCCACGTTGAACAACCTTCATATGGCCACGTTGAACAACCTACATATGGCCACGTTGGACAGCCCTATGGTGGAGTCCATGTTGATGCCCATTATGGCGGTGGCGCTGTCGATTACGGACACGTTGGCGGTTCCGGAGGAGACAAAACCCATTGCTGTGAAAATGCTGACCTCATCAACGGACGATGTGTCTGTAAAGAAAATTATAAAGGAAAAAGCACACATCCATGCGTCA AGCCATGCTGGGATAAGTGCGGAAGTAACGCACTCTGTAACGTGGAGACATTTGAATGCTACTGTAAGAACGGCTTCATCGGTGACCCGTACAAAGGATGCGAAG TGCCCTGTGGTGGTAAATGTGGCTCGGGCGCTTACTGTGACACCACCGCCAATGAATGTCGCTGTAATGATGGTCTGATAGGAGATGCTAAAGACAGATGTTATG CCAACAGTCCAGATGATTACGTAAACACCCCAGGCACTGTGACCTTCCCTAATGGAGATACTGTGGAATACATCACCATCCAAATCGTCAACGATGAG agAGCTGAACCTGACGAGACCTTTTCTGTCACATTGTCCAATCCGAGTACCGGATCGTCTGTTGGCTCCCCTAGCACTATCACTGTGACCATCATTAATGATGACAGTAAGTGTTCAGACATGTATCGTATATACGGATTGACCTTTCTCTTTTACGCCAATATAAAAGATGGA AACCATGTGGAGGAAAATGGTAAAGACAATGCTTACTGTAGAGAATCGGACAACCAGTGTGTATGTAACGCTGGATATATCGGAGATCCAACAAAGGGCTGCAAAA GACCTTGTGACGATAAATGTAAGCAGAACTCGTATTGCAGTCCTACTGACAACAAATGTTACTGCAAAAAGGGATTCATCGGCAATCCTTACAAGGAGGGATGTGATG TTCCATGTGGAGGAAAATGTGTGGCAAACGCCTATTGTAGAGAAAGGGGCAATAAGTGTTATTGTAAAGACGGATATGTCGGAGACGGATACATAAAATGTGCTC TACCTTGCAACAACCTATGTAGAGCAAACGCCTTCTGTAACAAGAAAGATGACAAGTGCTACTGTAACAAAGGATACGTTGGAAACCCATTAGTCGGCTGTGAAC GTCCTTGTGGAGGACCATGCGGTAACGGTGCTTATTGTGATTCTGACACAAACCAGTGTACATGCAAGAAGGGATTGGTTGGTGATCCGAAGGTCAGATGTGCCA agcCATGTGATAATAAATGTAAGAAGAACGCTTTCTGCAATAACAACAACGAATGCGAGTGTAATGAAGGATATGTCGGAAATCCACTGAAAGGATGTGAAC TTCCGTGTGGAGGAAAATGTAAAGACAATGCCTACTGTGACACCAACACCAACACCTGCAAGTGCAAACAGGGATACATTGGCGAACCATTGAAAAACTGTTACC AGCCATGTGGTGGACCTTGTGGAGAGAACGCCCATTGTAATATGGTTACACAAAATTGTGAATGTGATACAGGTTTCCTCAGTATCCGCGGAAAATGCACTC CACCTTGTGGAGGACCATGTGGACCAAATGAGCGATGTGATGCTCAATCAAACAAATGC gTCCTTGTGGAGGACCCTGCGGACCCAATGAACGCTGTGATTCTAAATCTAACAAGTGTGTTTGCGAATCaggatacattgtatttaatggCGCATGTGTCT TGCCCTGTGGAGGTCATTGTCCACCAAATTCTGAATGTAATACGAGAACAAACCAATGTGAATGCAACAAAGGATACATTAGATTTGGCGGAGCTTGTGTTG TTCCACATGATCATTCAGACATACATCTATTCCATTGTAGTGCCATGCGGAGGAGCGTGCGGAAACAATGCCTATTGTGATGAAAGCATTAACAAGTGTGTTTGTAAAAAGGGATACGTAGTCTACGGAGGAGGATGTGTTT TGCCATGCGGAGGACCATGCGGAAACAATGCCTATTGTGATAGTAACATTAACAAGTGCGTATGTAAACCTGGATACTATGTCTTCAAGGGATCGTGTGTCC TTCCATGCGGGGGACCATGTGGACCCAACTCGAACTGTGACAAGAGCATCAACAAATGTGTATGTGACACAGGATACTATTTTTACAATAGAGCATGCGTCG TACCATGCGGTGGACCATGTGGACAAAATGCCGAATGCGACAAATCTAGAAACCAGTGTGTCTGTAACACGGGATTTGTTCTGTTCCAAGGGACATGTACTG CACCATGCGGTGGACCATGTGGACCTAATGCCCGCTGTGACATGAACTCACAGAAATGTGTCTGTCTCTCTGGATACTATGTGTTCCACGGAGTCTGCACAC TGCCATGCGGAGGATCGTGTCCAGCAAACTCTTATTGTGaccaaaatatcaacaaatgtgTCTGTAAAAGCGGCTACTACTTCTACAGTGGAGGTTGTGTGT TGCCATGCGGAGGAAATTGTCCCGCTAACTCCTACTGTAACAAGGGAACTAACCAATGTGTATGTGACACGGGATATTTCCGTTATAACGACGCATGTGTCT TGCCATGCGGAGGTCCATGCAAGGCAAACGCACGATGTGACAGGAGCATTAACAAGTGTGTTTGTAACCCAGGCTATCTTCTATATAATGGAGGATGTGTCG TGCCATGCGGCGGACCATGTGAACGCAATGCCAACTGTGACAAATCCAGGAACCAGTGTGTCTGTAACACCGGATACGTTTTGTACCAAAGGGCTTGTACTC GACCAAGTGTAGTGCAGTTTGTTAGACCCAGCTACGTGGTCAATGAAAGAGAAGGAAGAGTAACCATTGAGGTAACCCGAACCGGAGGAACCAGCAGTCAATTTTCGGTGTTCTGGAAGGCCAATCCGATATCCGCCTCTCCCGGAAGTGACTTCGGACCACCACTTATCGGACAATTTGTCTTCTCAAGCAACCAGGCTCAAACAACATTTACTATCCAAATTAGAAATGACCAA GTGTTCGAGCAACCTGAGAAATTCGCAGTCACCCTGAGTATAAATCCTTCATTATCAGCTATCGCCAGTGTGGGAAATCCTAGCGTGACAACAGTAACAATCACGAATGACGATC CACCATGCGGTGGACCATGCGGAGTAAATGCTCGCTGTGATATGACTTCTCAGAGATGCGTCTGTAACTcaggatattttgttttcaatggaGTTTGTTCAA TACCATGCGACGGTCCATGTCCTGCTAACGCTTACTGCAACAGACCAACCAACAAGTGTGTCTGTAATAAGGGATACGTCACATATCACGGAGCATGCGTTT TGCCATGCGGAGGACCATGTGGAGCCAACGCACGATGTGACATGAGCATTAACAAATGTGTGTGTAACACAGGATACTACCTGTACCACGGATCATGTGTCG AGCCATGCGGAGGACCATGTGGACCCAACTCACAATGTGACAGGAACATTAACAAATGTGTCTGTAACACAGGATACTACCTGTACAACGGAGCATGTGTCA CGCCATGCGGAGGATCATGCGGACCAAATGCACAATGTGACAGGAACATCAACAAATGTGTCTGTAACACAGGATACTACCTGTACCACGGAGCATGTGTCT TGCCTTGCGGAGGACCATGTGGACCCAACGCACGATGTGACACGAGCATCAACAAATGTGTGTGTAACACAGGATACTTTGTATACCACGGATCATGTGTCT TACCTTGTGGAGGACACTGTCCACCAAACGCCTACTGTGATAAGAACAACAATAAATGTCTCTGTAAACCTGGATTCTTCAGCTACCAAGGCTCTTGTGTCG TGCCATGTGGTGGTTCCTGTAAGGCCAACGCTTACTGTGACAAAGTTAGGAACCAGTGTGTCTGTAATTCTGGATATGTTCTGTACCAACAACAATGTACTC TTCCCAGTACAGTACAATTTGCCCAAGCATCCTACTCAGTCAGTGAAAGCTCTGGAAGTGTAACTATTGGGGTAACCAGATCCGGCGGAACCACCAGCAGCCTGACTGTATCTTGGTCAGCCAGATCAGAGTCTGCTAGGTCCCCAGGCGATTTCGTTGAAACGCAGGGCGAAGTTACCTTCCCAGCTGGCCAGACAAGATCGACATTCAGTATAAGAATTGTAAACGATCGA GTGTTTGAGCAACCTGAGGCATTCTCTTTGACGCTGAGGGTATCATCGTCTCAATCAAGCATTATCACAATTGGAAATCCCAGTTCGGCTAGAGTCACTATTACAAACGATGATG CTCCATGCGGCGGCCCATGCGGACCAAACGCCCGATGTGATATGCCTTCACAAAAATGTGTCTGTAACCCCGGTTACTCCATTTATGATGGTGTCTGCTCAC GACCATGCGGCGGATCCTGTCCACCAAACTCTGTTTGCGACAAATCACTCAACAAATGTGTCTGTAGTACAGGATATTATTTCTTCCATGGAGCATGCGTCT TGCCATGCGGAGGCCATTGTGGACCTAACGCTCGCTGTGACCACTCAACCAACAAGTGTGTCTGTAACCCAGGATATTACCTTTACCACGGAAGCTGTACCC TGCCATGCGGAGGATCATGTGGACCCAACTCACAATGTGACAGGAACATTAACAAATGTGTCTGTAACACAGGATACTACCTGTACCACGGAGCATGTGTCC TGCCATGCGGAGGATCATGTGGACCCAACTCACAATGTGACAGGAGCATCAACAAATGTGTCTGTAACACAGGATATATGTTTTATCACGGAGGATGTGTTC TACCCTGTGGAGGAAATTGCAGACCTAATTCCCATTGTGACAAAGTCCGAAACCAATGCGTGTGTGACTCAGGATTCTTCGATGTCCAAGGCTCTTGTGTCC GTCCATGTGGTGGTCAATGTGGACCCAACACCCGATGTGATATGCCTACTCAAAGATGTGTCTGTATCACAGGATACTTTATTTACCAAGGAGTCTGTACCC GACCATGCGGAGGACAATGCGCCCCCAACTCATATTGTGACAGGAACATTAACAAGTGTGTCTGTGACTCAGGATACTTCCTTTACCATGGAGGATGTGTCA AGCCTTGCGGAGGACCATGTGGACCCAACTCACAATGTGACAGGAACATCAACAAATGTGTCTGTAACAcaggatatgtattttatcaCGGAGGATGTGTTG AGCCATGTGGAGGTCCATGCAAAGCAAACGCCTATTGTGACGAAGTCACGAACCAGTGTGTCTGTAAATCCGGATATTACCTGTTCCACGGATCGTGTACTC TACCATGTGGAGGAAGTTGTGGTCCAAACGCCTACTGTAACAAGGGAACTAATCAATGCGTGTGTAACGCTGGATACCGTCTTTACCATGGAGCATGTTCCA AACCTTGTAACGATGCCTGTGTATACAACGCCTACTGTGACCTAGCCTCCaacacatgtaaatgtaatcaTGGACTGTTAGGAGATCCCACAAAGAAATGCGGAA TTCCATGTGACGGACGATGTGGCTCCTTCCCTCACTCACGCTGTGACCACAGTATAAACAAGTGTGTGTGTGACACTGGCTACACTGGCAACCCATACGGTGCCGGGTGTGTGTGTACTGGCGGACACAGCGGAGGAAGCGGAGGTGGATTCGTCAGCGGAGGTGGATATGGAAGTGGAAGCAGCAGCGGAGGCCACGTAGTTTCGTCAGGTAACTTCGGAGGAAGTAGCAGTAGCTACGGAGGAAATAGTGGCGGAAGTAGCTACGGAGGAAATAGTGGCGAAAGTAGCTACGGAGGTAGTGGAAGTAGTGGCGGAGGCCACAGTGACTATTAA